GGATATCTCTTTAATATTTACAGATATTTAATCTCTCTTTTAATATTAATAACTACTTACCTGGTGAAACACAGATGAACAAAATCTGCTGCTTTTGTCGAGCAATGGTTGGGTAAGGAAGGCATGATTCCCCTGTGAGCACCAATATAAAACATGGCTGCTATCCTATCCATGGAAGCCAGTGGTGGTTTTCCTGTGGCCATCTCAAATACAGTGCAGCCAATGCTCCAGATGTCTGATTTTCTCCCATAGCCAGATTCTTTTATCACTTCTGGTGCCATCCAATAAGGAGTGCCATGCACTGATTTCAGTGGTTCGCTGTGGGCATCAGTCAGACTTACATAGGCTAAACGCTTTGCACATCCAAAGTCTATGAGCTTGATAACACCATTGGGCATCAGCATGACGTTGTTGCCTTTAATATCTCTGTGGACCACACAGTTTTCATGCAAGTATGCAACCCCTTGTAGAATCTGTTTCGTATATTTACAAAACACTATTTCAGGCAATGGTCCAAATCGATGAATAATACTGGAAATGGAACCACCTGGAACAAATTCCATGAAGATACTCACTATGTTGTCTTCTAAACTTGTTCCCAGGTACCCTACAATGTTGATGTGTGTTAGATTTTTCAAAATCTCAACTTCGTGTTGCAGTTTCTGATATTCCTTCTCAGTCCCAATTTGGTCACAGGTACTCAGTGCTACTTGTTTCACAGCTATTAAATGTCCTTGGCTTGTAAGTCCACAATAAacctaaaaattaaaaatgtctatTTTGGTAGTGGAACTACAGATACATTcctgtgtgcacacacatttatATGTACTCACACATGTTGTTCTCATGCATCTAATTTAAATACATTATAACTCATCCTGCTTAAATTATGTCTGCAGTTATATCTGGTATTCATTTATTTCCATAGAAAATATGACAAGGTAATTTACCACATAAAATACTACAATAATagtaaaaacatcaacaacatattaatgaaaattggttgccccacaaaaaaaaacaaaacatattccAAAGTCTGAGAGAATCGGCTTCTGGTATACTCTTCTGTTAAAGAAGAGACAGCCCAGTTCATACTTAAGCCCTTCTGATCACAAAAAATATTCTGTGTGAGCATATAATAATTCTTCCATGAGCAAAAGAGGCACTTTCAAATCCAACCCACAGTATTTAAAGGCCACCTCACTAGTGTTTGTCATGCAGGGTTTTTAGTGAGTGCCCTCATCTGAAAGCTATGAAGACATTGGCAGTAGATAACCCAAGGccaacctttcttccatcataaaATTCAGTGAGGCATACGCAGGCTTCATAGGTGGTTTTTCCATCTAAGCTCTGACCACACTCAGGCCTGCTTAACTCCCATGTTTGCTTTATAGGAGTTGCCACTGCATAACTGAACACCCTTTTCTTCCCTGTGCACCTGCTAAATTTGTTCTCGGGTTTCCCTCACCATCCTCCAAGCAGATTTGTGGAGAGTATGGGGTGTGCACTTTCTGGTGGAAGAGAGGGAGCAGTTCCATTCTCCAAATGTAAATTATTGCGCTAAGAGAATGAGGACACTGGATACTACCCACAGTGCCTCCTCCCACCTGCCCTGGCAGACTCCTTCACAGTTCTCACCAATTTTGTGGTTCACCCAGAGGTTTAGATGGCTTCCTGAAATGCACATTTGGAAGTCTGTTCAGATAAGATTTTGTCCTATCTAGTCCCATGACACAAAGCCCACTTGATTTCCTTTAGAGAAAGTAAAGCAGCTTTAATCAGGGATGCAATTGTGGTGGAGTAACAACACCCACAATTGTACATTATTTACTTTATGCTTAGAAGCCAGTATattgctgggctgatgggagttgtagtgcaaaacatttggaggacaccatattgggtgtgtgtgtgcttgtttagAAGGACTGGAATTGTAATTAGGATTGATCAAGGTTTATTGATGCTAAAATGTCCTTTGGGAGATacagtgcagtggcgtagcgtggggggtgcagggggggccggccgcaacatctgggggggcgctcttgctcgcagctctctgcccctactaaaatccacgggttagggggcgcaaattatttGCCTTGcctcgggtgctgacaacccacgctacgccactgatacaGTGAATACACTTTGAGATAACGGGTGTTATATATACTCCCCATGTAACTTACTGTGCCATAGGCTCCTTTTCCAAGGATTTCACCTTTGGTCCACAGGATAGGTCCTTCACTAGCTACATTGTTTTCGGAAAATGTAACCACATTTAGAAATCTATTTTCTTTACTGGATTCCAGGAAATCTGGAGAAAAATCCTGTAAAAAGAGGACAGAAGAGCAAACCAGAACACGTTGAATGAGAAATAATGCAAAGAGAGGCTTGAGATCAGGGTCATTTATATGGTATGTTGAATAGACCTTATTTCTTTcctgagagagagacaaaaactcTTATCACAGCAGTCTTGAGATAAAGATTGCTGCTATTTACGGTAACTTGGTGGTTGGATCTACTGAGTGCTGTTAGCACAGAATACTTAAACGGACCTTCACGTATAGAGATGGTGTACCTCTGAGTACCACATGCTGGAGAGAGCAGAGGAAAACCATTACCTTCTTGGTGTGCTTGTCAAAGTAAGAGacatctggactagatgggcattggtttgatccagcagtaCAATTATTTTGTTCTGATTGCTATTTACAAATGGAAAGCTGAGGCTGAAAATAAAGAGTTGCCCAAGATTACCTGAAGGATTTCTGAATGgtaagaaattgagtcctagatCTCAAGGCAcaacatattttaaatatttgactGGCTTTCACTGTTCTATTGCTATTGAATATACATATAAATACTTCAATAATTACCTTACAATTTCTAACACTTGCTGCGCTGTTTCCTTTACTCTCAGTGTTTCCATTTTGTACCACAGTATCTGCATTTTTTGTAGCTATTCTCGAACGGTTGCCATCTGCTCTATCGAGAGAGAGCAGCTCagatacagaacaacaaaacgaGTCTTCAGTTATTTCTTCACTGCAGATCAGGATGTTTGGATATTCCTGGGAAACAGAGTTTGTAGGAAGGCAAGTCCGTTCAGTTGATAAACCAACTTTTTCAACTCGTGGGCTTTGTGGAGGAGGTGAGTTTACTCTGTTTGGAAAACATAGTGCAAGGGGGTTCCTTTGACTATCATCACAGAACAAAACCTGATTTGCATCCAGATCCTCAAGGCAAGCGGTTGATCCAATTTTCGCCTGCATTAAACTTTTGTTCTGTGCTACATTTATATGTTCATTTGTATCTTTTGCATAGTTTAAGAAAGGAGCATATTCTGCATGAACTTTAACCTTCGGCCAAAGTAATTCCTGAACGTTGATAGCAAATGCTTTACTAATGAAAGCATCGCCAGCCTCTGAAGTGTGATCCAATGAGACTTCTTCAATAGTTGACAAATTTGAATTAGGAATGACTTCATTTTGTTGAGCTGGTAAAGTAAACTTGGTAGGAATTGGCAGCTGCTGATCATCATCTTCATGAAATGGTGCTGCACTCTTTATTTGCCCTTCTGTTTTAGGGCCAATCacactttccttctgcttctgacaGCAACCCTCTAACCCAGATACCCCTCTTTGCCCCAAATCCTTCTCCTTCTGTTTAATGCCAAGGGAATTCTTGTGTGATTTGGGGCATGTTTTCTTCTGGGCATTTCTTattctgccactcttctttgcaCTGAGATGGTTATATTTATGTTTCATTGCAGTGCGCCTCCCAGCTGGAGCAGAGTGCACATTCCTACAGGAACTGTTTTCACAGCCATTAGGCTCCCTGGAATATGCTGGAGTTCCAAACATTTCATAAATGCCAGGACCTTTGTCACTTGAATTTATTTCCTTGAACATGTCACTGTACTTCAGGTCTACGAAGTCTACGGAAGACTGTGCTTGTCTTACAGGAAAAGGAGTGGTGGTTTCTCCTGAGCCAGGAAAATGTTTGGAATTGCTGGGGAGCATCTGCTTTGGGGGTTTCTGACTGCTTTGACCGAAGCGGCATTTCTCCTGCTGAAGGTGTTTCTTCTGAAGCTTTGAGGAAACCCCAGTCTTTGCATGAGACAATCCTAGTCCTTGAGAATGAGAAGTGGGATTCTTTACCTTGTTAGCATGGTGTTGGATAGAACTCTTGCCCCAAAGAATAAAATCTTGAGGCATCTTGGTACACACACTAGCCTTTAGAGCCAAGGTGGTTCTGTTGCTGTTTACTTTAAAATTTTCACTCCCTTTATGAGCAAATACGTTGAAGCTGTGGCTTAAGTTAGTTGGCATGCTCTTTCTTTGAGCAGAGTGTCTAGAAACATGGGAGATCTGATCTGGTTCATGGTTAGATATTGTAATATGGCTAATGGGAGTTGCTTTCGTAATATTGCTTTCAGCAGCTTCAGACACAGTGATGTTTTCCATCATTCCCAGGTTGATTGCTGTACAAATACTGCTTTCAGATTGTTCAAGAACCATCAAAGTATTAGGAATAGTAATCACTGAAGCATGATGTTCTGTAACCTCGCTTTGCAGACTTGAATCCATATCAGTATTTCCTGGTTCAATATTCATAGTATTTTTTGTACGTTCGTTCAGATCTGGTTTCACCTCTGATGATTCTGCTTTACTTGACTGTAGCTTAGGGCTGCCACTCCTCTTTGCAAAATATTTCCCCCAGTTTTTAGCTTTGGAACTATCTTGATGTCCCACAGGAGAACATTCATATTTTTCTGCTGTATGTACTACTTTGCTTTGGCTGAAGTAACCATCAGGATGGTCAAAACTACAGTCTTTGCTTGTAATACTTAAACTCTCAAAGGTTGCCAAAACCTGATGCATTTCACCATTGGATACTTCATTTCCTATATCTGCTCCATATCTGCTGCACTCAAACTGCGGTTGAGTTTCTTGGGCTTTGGAATATTGAAAGGTCATATGACAGTTATCCAGGGTGACTGAGTGTGGATCTCCAAGGACGGTGAAGCCATCTGTTATAATTTTGTGATTCTGGTCCTCAGACTGAGGGTCAGTATGCTTTGTAGGAACGGTATAGTGATTCAAAATATTGGGCAGATTATTACAATCAGCATTTTTATTGGCTTTGTCTTCTAAAGGAGGAAGCTGCACCATTTTTATAGGATGAAATGCCACTGGTGGTGATAGGTTGAGCTGGAAGTTTAGAAAAACCACGTATTAATGAATCAGTATTGTTTAGGAAGTTTTTAAATGAGTTCAAGCATGGATAACACTCAATAAGCGTGGCTGGAGAaacaagccagatgggtggtgtattattattaataataataataataataataataataataataataatatagtgctAATATTCAGTTTTACTTCTTAAGCCTTGCATCAGACATATAGTTTAGAATGGAGTCACTCATGTATACAGAATGGAGTCACCCATCTATACAGACAgtggagaagggggagagagatggagtgAGAGAGAACAGAGGATGACTGCATTCtaaactctttctctctctcaacaatTTTTCTGCCTTTGTTTTACCCTTTAGTCTTAATATGTGAAAGCAAAGTGATATGGATTGGGTTCCAAAGGACTGAGCAGGCTTGTGGCAAGAGTTTTGTACTacctttctttgttttatttcttcccaTGTTCTTTTTTATGTTCTGCTAAGACTGGAAATTAGCTGTATTTGTCTTATTGTTTGTCTTATATATTATAATTTTGCTAGAACATAATTAGCCAAAACTTTGTATTGTGAATTGAcctgacttttgtcttctttgCCAGCCATCTGGCATATA
The nucleotide sequence above comes from Podarcis raffonei isolate rPodRaf1 chromosome 1, rPodRaf1.pri, whole genome shotgun sequence. Encoded proteins:
- the MAP3K19 gene encoding mitogen-activated protein kinase kinase kinase 19 isoform X2; translation: MVQLPPLEDKANKNADCNNLPNILNHYTVPTKHTDPQSEDQNHKIITDGFTVLGDPHSVTLDNCHMTFQYSKAQETQPQFECSRYGADIGNEVSNGEMHQVLATFESLSITSKDCSFDHPDGYFSQSKVVHTAEKYECSPVGHQDSSKAKNWGKYFAKRSGSPKLQSSKAESSEVKPDLNERTKNTMNIEPGNTDMDSSLQSEVTEHHASVITIPNTLMVLEQSESSICTAINLGMMENITVSEAAESNITKATPISHITISNHEPDQISHVSRHSAQRKSMPTNLSHSFNVFAHKGSENFKVNSNRTTLALKASVCTKMPQDFILWGKSSIQHHANKVKNPTSHSQGLGLSHAKTGVSSKLQKKHLQQEKCRFGQSSQKPPKQMLPSNSKHFPGSGETTTPFPVRQAQSSVDFVDLKYSDMFKEINSSDKGPGIYEMFGTPAYSREPNGCENSSCRNVHSAPAGRRTAMKHKYNHLSAKKSGRIRNAQKKTCPKSHKNSLGIKQKEKDLGQRGVSGLEGCCQKQKESVIGPKTEGQIKSAAPFHEDDDQQLPIPTKFTLPAQQNEVIPNSNLSTIEEVSLDHTSEAGDAFISKAFAINVQELLWPKVKVHAEYAPFLNYAKDTNEHINVAQNKSLMQAKIGSTACLEDLDANQVLFCDDSQRNPLALCFPNRVNSPPPQSPRVEKVGLSTERTCLPTNSVSQEYPNILICSEEITEDSFCCSVSELLSLDRADGNRSRIATKNADTVVQNGNTESKGNSAASVRNCKDFSPDFLESSKENRFLNVVTFSENNVASEGPILWTKGEILGKGAYGTVYCGLTSQGHLIAVKQVALSTCDQIGTEKEYQKLQHEVEILKNLTHINIVGYLGTSLEDNIVSIFMEFVPGGSISSIIHRFGPLPEIVFCKYTKQILQGVAYLHENCVVHRDIKGNNVMLMPNGVIKLIDFGCAKRLAYVSLTDAHSEPLKSVHGTPYWMAPEVIKESGYGRKSDIWSIGCTVFEMATGKPPLASMDRIAAMFYIGAHRGIMPSLPNHCSTKAADFVHLCFTRDQYERPTALQLLQHPFMI
- the MAP3K19 gene encoding mitogen-activated protein kinase kinase kinase 19 isoform X1, with the translated sequence MTSNTFLNLSPPVAFHPIKMVQLPPLEDKANKNADCNNLPNILNHYTVPTKHTDPQSEDQNHKIITDGFTVLGDPHSVTLDNCHMTFQYSKAQETQPQFECSRYGADIGNEVSNGEMHQVLATFESLSITSKDCSFDHPDGYFSQSKVVHTAEKYECSPVGHQDSSKAKNWGKYFAKRSGSPKLQSSKAESSEVKPDLNERTKNTMNIEPGNTDMDSSLQSEVTEHHASVITIPNTLMVLEQSESSICTAINLGMMENITVSEAAESNITKATPISHITISNHEPDQISHVSRHSAQRKSMPTNLSHSFNVFAHKGSENFKVNSNRTTLALKASVCTKMPQDFILWGKSSIQHHANKVKNPTSHSQGLGLSHAKTGVSSKLQKKHLQQEKCRFGQSSQKPPKQMLPSNSKHFPGSGETTTPFPVRQAQSSVDFVDLKYSDMFKEINSSDKGPGIYEMFGTPAYSREPNGCENSSCRNVHSAPAGRRTAMKHKYNHLSAKKSGRIRNAQKKTCPKSHKNSLGIKQKEKDLGQRGVSGLEGCCQKQKESVIGPKTEGQIKSAAPFHEDDDQQLPIPTKFTLPAQQNEVIPNSNLSTIEEVSLDHTSEAGDAFISKAFAINVQELLWPKVKVHAEYAPFLNYAKDTNEHINVAQNKSLMQAKIGSTACLEDLDANQVLFCDDSQRNPLALCFPNRVNSPPPQSPRVEKVGLSTERTCLPTNSVSQEYPNILICSEEITEDSFCCSVSELLSLDRADGNRSRIATKNADTVVQNGNTESKGNSAASVRNCKDFSPDFLESSKENRFLNVVTFSENNVASEGPILWTKGEILGKGAYGTVYCGLTSQGHLIAVKQVALSTCDQIGTEKEYQKLQHEVEILKNLTHINIVGYLGTSLEDNIVSIFMEFVPGGSISSIIHRFGPLPEIVFCKYTKQILQGVAYLHENCVVHRDIKGNNVMLMPNGVIKLIDFGCAKRLAYVSLTDAHSEPLKSVHGTPYWMAPEVIKESGYGRKSDIWSIGCTVFEMATGKPPLASMDRIAAMFYIGAHRGIMPSLPNHCSTKAADFVHLCFTRDQYERPTALQLLQHPFMI
- the MAP3K19 gene encoding mitogen-activated protein kinase kinase kinase 19 isoform X3, yielding MTSNTFLNLSPPVAFHPIKMVQLPPLEDKANKNADCNNLPNILNHYTVPTKHTDPQSEDQNHKIITDGFTVLGDPHSVTLDNCHMTFQYSKAQETQPQFECSRYGADIGNEVSNGEMHQVLATFESLSITSKDCSFDHPDGYFSQSKVVHTAEKYECSPVGHQDSSKAKNWGKYFAKRSGSPKLQSSKAESSEVKPDLNERTKNTMNIEPGNTDMDSSLQSEVTEHHASVITIPNTLMVLEQSESSICTAINLGMMENITVSEAAESNITKATPISHITISNHEPDQISHVSRHSAQRKSMPTNLSHSFNVFAHKGSENFKVNSNRTTLALKASVCTKMPQDFILWGKSSIQHHANKVKNPTSHSQGLGLSHAKTGVSSKLQKKHLQQEKCRFGQSSQKPPKQMLPSNSKHFPGSGETTTPFPVRQAQSSVDFVDLKYSDMFKEINSSDKGPGIYEMFGTPAYSREPNGCENSSCRNVHSAPAGRRTAMKHKYNHLSAKKSGRIRNAQKKTCPKSHKNSLGIKQKEKDLGQRGVSGLEGCCQKQKESVIGPKTEGQIKSAAPFHEDDDQQLPIPTKFTLPAQQNEVIPNSNLSTIEEVSLDHTSEAGDAFISKAFAINVQELLWPKVKVHAEYAPFLNYAKDTNEHINVAQNKSLMQAKIGSTACLEDLDANQVLFCDDSQRNPLALCFPNRVNSPPPQSPRVEKVGLSTERTCLPTNSVSQEYPNILICSEEITEDSFCCSVSELLSLDRADGNRSRIATKNADTVVQNGNTESKGNSAASVRNCKDFSPDFLESSKENRFLNVVTFSENNVASEGPILWTKGEILGKGAYGTVYCGLTSQGHLIAVKQVALSTCDQIGTEKEYQKLQHEVEILKNLTHINIVGYLGTSLEDNIGPV